From Crassaminicella indica, one genomic window encodes:
- the coaD gene encoding pantetheine-phosphate adenylyltransferase — translation MKIAVCPGSFDPVTNGHLDIIKRTSKLVDKVIVAVLYNSGKTPLFTVEERLELLREVTKDIPNVEIDCFSGLLVNYVKQKNINVIVKGLRAISDFEYELQMALTNKKLNPELETMFMMTSGEYSYLSSSIVKEVCKFHGCIDGLVPEVVKKALYKKFK, via the coding sequence ATGAAAATAGCAGTATGTCCTGGAAGCTTTGATCCAGTTACAAATGGACACTTAGATATTATTAAAAGAACTTCAAAGTTGGTAGATAAGGTGATTGTAGCAGTTCTTTATAATTCAGGTAAAACTCCACTTTTTACTGTTGAGGAAAGATTAGAATTATTAAGGGAGGTTACAAAGGACATACCTAATGTGGAAATAGATTGCTTTTCAGGATTGCTAGTTAATTATGTGAAGCAAAAAAATATTAATGTAATAGTAAAAGGATTAAGAGCTATATCTGATTTTGAGTATGAGCTACAAATGGCATTGACAAACAAAAAGCTTAATCCTGAGCTTGAGACAATGTTTATGATGACTAGTGGTGAATATTCATATCTTAGTTCAAGTATTGTAAAAGAGGTATGCAAATTTCACGGATGTATAGATGGATTAGTTCCTGAGGTAGTAAAAAAAGCTTTGTATAAGAAATTTAAATAA
- a CDS encoding ATPase, whose amino-acid sequence MNALRLLDELEDIIESSSSIPFAGKTFIDKEEILDIIKDIRIQLPDEVKQAQWIKEERQRILIEAQKEADSIMEDAKLHIEEMVEKDEITKMAHKRAEEIISQAQNNAKEIRIGARQYIDELLGGVEKNLQKIIDTIKDNRNELKGMKG is encoded by the coding sequence ATGAATGCATTGCGTCTGTTGGATGAGTTAGAAGATATTATTGAAAGTAGCTCTTCTATACCATTTGCAGGTAAGACCTTTATAGATAAAGAAGAAATTCTTGATATTATTAAAGATATAAGGATTCAGTTACCAGATGAGGTAAAGCAAGCACAATGGATAAAGGAAGAAAGACAAAGAATACTTATAGAGGCTCAAAAGGAAGCAGATTCTATTATGGAGGATGCAAAGCTACATATTGAAGAAATGGTGGAAAAAGATGAAATTACGAAAATGGCACATAAGAGGGCAGAGGAGATTATATCTCAGGCGCAAAATAATGCAAAAGAAATTCGTATCGGAGCAAGACAGTATATTGATGAATTATTAGGTGGTGTAGAGAAAAATCTTCAAAAAATAATAGACACAATAAAGGATAATAGAAATGAACTTAAGGGAATGAAGGGTTAA
- the ylbJ gene encoding sporulation integral membrane protein YlbJ produces MILFIFGLTLFLILYKFKKNSIYPKIKHLLLIFITCFLVINIIKFPDAAFDAAKLGVDTWFNVVFPALLPFFIGAELLISLGVVNFIGILLEPIIRPIFNVPGEGSFILAMSITSGYPMGIKLISQFRNKKLFSKIEAQRLMSFCSTSGPLFMIGAVAIGMFHNTQLGTSIALAHYLGAITVGILFRFYKLKNQYKIYYKVKNNYIKRAFKGLFEAMKDSSKSFGELLGSAVKNSVETLLVVGGFIILFSVIIRLLTIIGFIQAISCFMKDWLFFFDLKKSTCEAVVSGVFEMTMGCKLLSEIKDISFIQQALFTTMIISWSGFSIHAQAASLIGKTDLNTGTYIFSKFLHALFSSMFVFITVPITHTAFKHINIPVFLQNSTTILNPTWTSKILFSSKLFISITILVIVLSILLQIFFLISRIFFSFQKNEGL; encoded by the coding sequence ATGATTTTATTTATTTTTGGATTAACGCTATTTTTAATACTTTATAAATTTAAGAAAAATTCTATTTATCCTAAAATCAAACATCTACTTTTGATTTTTATTACCTGCTTTTTAGTCATAAACATCATAAAATTCCCTGATGCAGCCTTTGATGCTGCAAAACTAGGTGTTGATACATGGTTTAATGTCGTTTTTCCTGCACTCCTTCCCTTTTTCATTGGCGCAGAGCTGCTTATTAGTTTAGGTGTAGTAAACTTTATTGGTATACTATTAGAGCCTATAATAAGACCTATTTTTAATGTTCCTGGAGAAGGTTCTTTTATATTAGCTATGAGCATAACATCAGGATATCCAATGGGTATTAAATTAATTTCACAATTTAGAAACAAAAAGCTTTTTTCTAAAATAGAAGCACAAAGACTTATGTCCTTTTGTAGCACGTCAGGTCCTTTATTTATGATTGGGGCTGTTGCTATTGGCATGTTTCATAATACACAATTAGGAACAAGCATTGCTCTTGCTCATTATTTAGGTGCCATTACAGTAGGTATTCTATTTAGATTTTATAAATTAAAAAATCAATATAAAATTTATTATAAAGTAAAAAATAATTATATCAAAAGAGCTTTTAAAGGATTATTTGAAGCTATGAAAGATAGTAGTAAAAGCTTTGGTGAGCTATTAGGCTCTGCTGTAAAAAATTCTGTAGAAACACTTCTTGTTGTTGGAGGCTTTATTATTCTTTTTTCAGTCATTATCCGTCTTTTAACAATTATAGGTTTCATTCAAGCCATTTCATGTTTTATGAAAGACTGGTTATTCTTTTTTGATCTAAAAAAAAGTACCTGTGAAGCCGTTGTAAGTGGAGTTTTTGAAATGACCATGGGCTGTAAACTATTATCTGAAATAAAAGATATTTCTTTTATCCAACAAGCTTTATTCACTACCATGATCATTTCTTGGAGCGGCTTTTCTATTCATGCTCAGGCAGCTAGTTTGATAGGTAAAACCGACTTAAATACAGGTACTTATATTTTTTCAAAGTTTTTACACGCTCTATTTTCTAGTATGTTCGTTTTTATTACAGTTCCTATAACCCATACAGCTTTTAAACATATCAATATTCCCGTTTTTTTGCAAAATTCAACAACAATACTAAATCCTACATGGACTTCTAAAATCTTATTTTCATCTAAACTATTTATAAGTATCACTATATTAGTCATTGTACTTTCAATATTATTACAAATATTTTTTTTGATCAGCCGTATATTTTTTTCTTTCCAAAAAAATGAAGGGCTTTAA
- a CDS encoding nucleotidyltransferase, protein MKVLGFITEYNPFHNGHKYHLKKSIKKVGATHTVAVMSGNFLQRGVPALTNKWIRAEMAVKEGVDLVIELPVVYACNSAELFAYGGISLLNSLGIIDTISFGSEIGDIHKLKKISKILSDEPALYKNYLKEFLSKGISFPHAREKALGKYCLDQSLEEVLHSPNNILAIEYIKALIKCNSKINPSTITRIKAHYNETDINSNICSATAIRTFLTKKNYDVYQLKKVIPKNSFEVFVKSIKNGFAPIDYNHFEKMILYKLRTVSKLELRKVFDVNEGLENRIKATSLNAINLQSLIQMLKTKRYTYTRLQRIFIHTLLGITNQHIQNYNKVGGSQYARILAFSSKGTEILKRLKKTSQIPILTNINKQILKHPIAKEMLSFDILASDIYSLAYPNEQHRIGGSDYYNKPYSFL, encoded by the coding sequence ATGAAGGTTCTTGGTTTTATAACAGAATACAATCCATTTCACAACGGTCACAAATATCATCTTAAAAAATCCATAAAAAAGGTAGGCGCAACCCATACAGTAGCAGTAATGAGTGGTAATTTTTTGCAAAGAGGTGTACCTGCTCTAACAAATAAATGGATAAGAGCTGAAATGGCTGTAAAAGAAGGTGTTGACCTAGTAATTGAACTACCAGTTGTTTATGCATGCAACAGCGCAGAACTTTTTGCATATGGCGGCATATCTTTATTAAACAGTCTAGGAATAATTGATACAATTAGCTTTGGGAGTGAAATCGGCGATATTCATAAATTGAAAAAGATTTCTAAAATTTTATCAGATGAACCCGCATTATATAAAAACTACTTAAAAGAATTTTTATCAAAAGGAATCTCTTTTCCACATGCTCGTGAAAAAGCATTAGGAAAATATTGTCTTGATCAAAGTTTAGAGGAAGTACTACATTCTCCCAATAACATTCTTGCAATTGAATATATTAAAGCTTTAATAAAATGTAACAGTAAAATAAATCCATCTACCATTACTAGGATTAAAGCTCATTATAACGAAACTGACATTAATAGTAATATCTGTAGTGCTACAGCTATAAGAACCTTTCTTACTAAAAAAAATTATGATGTATATCAGTTAAAAAAAGTTATCCCTAAAAACAGCTTTGAAGTGTTTGTAAAAAGCATCAAGAATGGATTTGCACCTATTGATTATAATCATTTTGAAAAAATGATTTTATATAAACTACGAACAGTATCAAAGCTAGAGCTAAGAAAAGTTTTCGATGTAAATGAAGGACTCGAGAATAGGATAAAAGCAACCTCACTAAATGCAATAAATTTACAAAGTCTTATTCAAATGTTAAAAACAAAAAGATATACTTATACAAGGCTTCAACGAATCTTTATACATACATTATTAGGAATAACCAACCAGCACATACAAAATTACAACAAAGTCGGAGGTTCACAATATGCTCGTATACTTGCTTTTTCATCAAAAGGGACAGAAATACTAAAAAGATTAAAAAAAACATCACAAATACCAATACTAACAAATATTAATAAACAAATACTAAAGCATCCTATTGCTAAAGAAATGCTTAGCTTTGATATTTTAGCTTCAGATATTTACAGTTTGGCATATCCTAATGAACAGCATAGAATTGGGGGATCTGATTATTATAACAAACCTTATTCTTTTTTATAG
- a CDS encoding acetate/propionate family kinase yields the protein MNVLVVNCGSSSLKYQLINMSDESVIAKGLVERIGIKGSVLKHEIPGMDKVIIEKPMPDHKVAIGLVLEALVDEKHGAIKDMKEISAVGHRVVHAGEKFSDSVVIDDEVIKALEECIELAPLHNPANLMGIAACKELMPNTPMVGVFDTAFHQTMPKSSYIYPLPYELYEKYGIRRYGFHGTSHRYVSQRAAEFLGKKLEDLKIITCHLGNGASLAAIDGGKCVDTSMGFTPLEGLVMGTRCGDIDPAIVTFIMEKENLDLEGINNLMNKKSGVLGISGVSSDFRDIENAAKEGNERAQLAIDTFDKSVKKYIGSYAAEMGGVDVIIFTAGLGENSASNREEICKGLEFMGVKIDPEKNNVRGKDAIISTDDSKVKVLVIPTNEELMIAKDTQALLK from the coding sequence ATGAATGTATTAGTTGTTAACTGTGGTAGTTCATCACTAAAATACCAATTGATTAATATGAGTGATGAAAGTGTAATTGCAAAGGGGTTAGTTGAAAGAATAGGTATAAAGGGTTCTGTACTAAAGCATGAAATTCCAGGAATGGATAAGGTAATTATTGAAAAGCCAATGCCTGATCATAAAGTAGCTATAGGCCTTGTGTTAGAAGCTCTTGTAGATGAAAAACATGGAGCGATAAAGGATATGAAAGAAATTTCTGCAGTAGGTCATAGAGTTGTGCATGCAGGAGAAAAATTTAGTGATTCTGTAGTAATTGATGATGAAGTAATAAAAGCATTAGAAGAATGTATTGAGTTAGCACCATTACACAATCCTGCTAATCTTATGGGAATTGCTGCTTGTAAAGAATTAATGCCAAATACGCCAATGGTAGGTGTATTTGATACAGCTTTCCATCAAACAATGCCTAAGTCATCATACATATATCCACTACCATATGAGCTTTATGAAAAATATGGTATTCGTAGATATGGATTCCACGGAACAAGTCATAGATATGTTTCTCAAAGGGCAGCAGAATTTCTTGGCAAAAAATTAGAGGATTTAAAGATTATTACATGCCATTTAGGAAATGGAGCTAGCCTGGCTGCTATTGATGGAGGAAAATGTGTAGATACAAGTATGGGATTCACTCCACTTGAAGGGCTTGTAATGGGAACTAGATGTGGAGATATTGACCCTGCAATAGTTACTTTCATTATGGAAAAAGAAAATTTAGATCTAGAAGGTATCAATAATTTAATGAATAAAAAATCTGGAGTGTTAGGTATTTCAGGTGTAAGTAGTGATTTTAGAGATATTGAAAATGCTGCTAAAGAAGGAAATGAGAGAGCACAACTTGCTATTGATACTTTTGATAAGAGTGTAAAAAAATACATAGGCTCTTATGCAGCAGAAATGGGTGGCGTAGATGTTATTATATTTACAGCAGGTTTAGGTGAAAATTCTGCTTCTAACAGAGAAGAAATATGTAAAGGATTAGAGTTTATGGGTGTTAAGATTGATCCTGAGAAAAATAATGTAAGAGGTAAGGATGCAATTATCAGCACAGATGATTCAAAGGTGAAAGTTCTTGTTATCCCTACAAATGAAGAATTAATGATTGCAAAAGACACACAAGCATTATTAAAGTAA
- a CDS encoding YceD family protein: MKINLLELKDGSKKELELKVEEKIEALSYFGDEIPLVAPSVFKGRIYNANGDLYIEGSVESTGAFNCYRCLNKFHQKIIGEVHEKLVEENSSDAEMDDYFMIKNNQINISEIIENALISTLPMKIVCNEDCKGLCSVCGKNLNEGKCNCEKNEIDPRLAKLKDLLQ; the protein is encoded by the coding sequence ATGAAAATTAATTTGTTAGAATTAAAAGACGGATCCAAAAAAGAGTTGGAGTTAAAGGTAGAAGAGAAAATTGAAGCTCTAAGTTATTTTGGTGATGAAATACCGTTAGTTGCTCCTAGTGTTTTTAAAGGAAGAATATATAATGCAAATGGGGATCTGTACATTGAAGGTTCTGTTGAAAGTACAGGAGCGTTTAATTGTTATAGGTGCTTAAATAAGTTTCATCAAAAAATCATAGGTGAAGTTCATGAAAAACTAGTGGAAGAGAATTCTTCAGATGCTGAAATGGATGATTATTTTATGATAAAAAATAATCAGATCAATATTTCAGAAATAATCGAGAATGCTTTAATTTCAACTCTTCCTATGAAAATAGTTTGTAATGAAGACTGTAAAGGATTATGTTCAGTCTGTGGGAAGAATCTTAATGAAGGAAAATGTAATTGTGAAAAGAATGAGATTGACCCTAGACTAGCTAAATTAAAAGATTTGTTACAATAA
- the rpmF gene encoding 50S ribosomal protein L32: protein MAVPKRKTSKARRDKRRASNIKMTSPNIVECPQCHEPKLQHRVCKKCGFYHDKEVMEVK from the coding sequence ATGGCAGTACCTAAGCGTAAAACATCTAAAGCAAGAAGAGATAAAAGAAGAGCATCAAATATAAAAATGACAAGCCCTAATATTGTTGAATGTCCACAATGTCATGAACCAAAATTACAACATAGAGTATGTAAAAAATGTGGTTTTTATCATGACAAAGAGGTAATGGAAGTTAAGTAA
- the fapR gene encoding transcription factor FapR: protein MPKKRIPKKVRQTELLKKIENEPFVTDEELSEHFNVSIQTIRLDRLELGIPELRQRIKKVAQKNYSKVTSLGESEIIGELIDLNLNESAISMLETTEDMAFKRTKVVRGHHIFSMAESLAMAVINAKVALTGVANMKYRTAVKASEKLVAKAEVVKIRGNKYFVHVKIYVKQEQVFRGKFILVAIEEE from the coding sequence ATGCCTAAGAAACGAATACCTAAAAAAGTTAGACAAACAGAGCTGTTAAAAAAGATTGAAAATGAGCCTTTTGTTACAGATGAAGAATTAAGTGAGCATTTTAATGTTAGTATACAAACTATACGTTTAGATAGATTAGAATTAGGAATTCCAGAGTTAAGACAAAGAATTAAAAAGGTCGCTCAAAAAAACTACTCAAAGGTAACTAGCTTGGGAGAATCAGAAATAATTGGTGAGTTGATTGATTTAAACTTGAATGAAAGTGCTATTTCTATGCTTGAGACGACAGAAGACATGGCATTTAAAAGAACAAAGGTTGTTAGGGGACACCATATATTTTCAATGGCAGAGTCTTTAGCAATGGCTGTTATTAATGCAAAAGTTGCTTTGACAGGCGTTGCAAATATGAAATATAGGACAGCGGTGAAGGCTTCAGAAAAATTAGTAGCAAAAGCTGAAGTTGTAAAAATTAGAGGAAATAAATATTTTGTTCATGTAAAAATATATGTAAAGCAAGAGCAGGTTTTTAGAGGAAAGTTTATTCTGGTAGCTATAGAAGAAGAATAA
- the plsX gene encoding phosphate acyltransferase PlsX, producing the protein MRIAVDGMGGDHAPKEIVKGCIECINEVDDIDIFLIGQKNLIEKELEKYAFDSTRIKIIHASEIITNEDKPVKAVRRKKDSSMIVGLNLLKERKVEAFISAGNTGALLAGSLFNLGRIKGIDRPAIASVYPTTKGISLLVDAGANAECKARNLLEFGLMGSVYVEKVLGKENPSIGLANIGIEEGKGTQLIKESFELFKKTDLNFCGNAEVRDLPKGIVDVIVCDGFVGNVILKLTEGVAMTIMSMLKEQFTKNFINKIGAAILKGSLKEFKKNLDYTEYGGAPLLGINGAVVKAHGSSNAKAIKNAIKQAKIFVEGEVVQIINREICRIGDENNAE; encoded by the coding sequence ATGAGAATAGCTGTTGATGGAATGGGTGGAGACCATGCACCTAAAGAAATTGTAAAGGGCTGTATTGAGTGCATTAATGAAGTAGATGATATAGATATTTTTTTAATAGGACAAAAAAATTTAATAGAAAAAGAATTAGAAAAATATGCGTTTGATTCTACTAGAATTAAAATAATACATGCATCTGAAATTATCACAAATGAGGATAAGCCAGTAAAAGCTGTAAGAAGAAAGAAAGATTCATCTATGATTGTGGGCTTGAATTTGTTAAAAGAGAGAAAAGTAGAGGCTTTTATTTCAGCAGGCAATACAGGTGCACTACTTGCAGGAAGCTTGTTTAATTTAGGAAGAATTAAAGGTATTGATAGACCTGCTATAGCTTCTGTATATCCTACAACAAAAGGGATTTCATTGCTAGTAGATGCTGGAGCAAATGCTGAATGTAAAGCAAGAAATTTATTAGAGTTTGGATTGATGGGCTCTGTATATGTTGAGAAGGTGTTAGGAAAGGAAAATCCGTCTATAGGATTAGCAAATATTGGGATAGAAGAAGGGAAAGGTACACAGCTAATAAAAGAATCCTTTGAATTATTCAAAAAAACAGACTTGAATTTTTGTGGAAATGCAGAAGTAAGAGATCTTCCAAAAGGAATTGTAGATGTTATTGTGTGTGATGGATTTGTAGGAAATGTAATTTTAAAGCTTACAGAGGGAGTAGCGATGACAATAATGTCTATGCTGAAGGAACAATTCACAAAAAATTTTATAAATAAAATAGGAGCAGCGATTTTAAAAGGGTCTTTGAAAGAATTTAAGAAAAACCTTGATTATACTGAGTATGGTGGAGCACCGCTTTTAGGGATAAATGGTGCTGTAGTGAAGGCGCATGGAAGCTCTAATGCGAAAGCTATAAAAAATGCAATCAAACAAGCAAAAATTTTTGTAGAAGGAGAAGTAGTTCAGATAATTAATAGGGAAATATGTAGAATAGGAGATGAAAATAATGCAGAATAA
- a CDS encoding beta-ketoacyl-ACP synthase III, with amino-acid sequence MQNKLRSVGILGTGSYLPEKVLTNYDLEKMVDTSHEWIVKRTGIEQRHIADENTATSDLATKAALRALEDAGVLPEEIDLIIVATVTPDMSLPATACIVQKNIGAMNAAAFDLEAACSGFLYGMTVGQQFIATGMYDKILVIGAETLSKIVDWTDRGTCILFGDGAGAVVLGPTEDGMGILSMTMGADGEGGKFLFTPAGGSRMPASVDTVKEKLHYLKMDGSEVFKFAVRIMGKAAKEVIEKSGNNIEDIDYLVPHQANIRIVNSAAKKLKLDMEKVYVNLDKIANTSAASVPIALDEAVKMGKIKKGDLVVMVGFGGGLTWGASAIRWNK; translated from the coding sequence ATGCAGAATAAACTTAGATCAGTAGGGATATTGGGAACAGGAAGTTACTTACCAGAAAAAGTGCTTACAAATTATGATCTTGAAAAAATGGTTGATACGTCTCATGAATGGATTGTGAAAAGAACTGGAATCGAACAAAGACATATTGCAGATGAAAATACTGCTACTTCAGATTTAGCTACAAAAGCTGCTTTAAGAGCATTAGAAGATGCTGGAGTTTTACCAGAAGAAATTGATTTAATTATTGTAGCTACAGTTACACCTGATATGAGTCTGCCTGCAACAGCATGTATTGTTCAAAAAAATATTGGTGCAATGAATGCAGCAGCTTTTGACTTAGAAGCAGCTTGCTCAGGTTTTTTATATGGAATGACAGTAGGACAGCAATTTATTGCTACAGGTATGTATGATAAGATTTTAGTAATTGGTGCTGAAACATTATCTAAGATTGTTGATTGGACTGATAGAGGTACTTGTATATTATTTGGAGATGGAGCAGGAGCAGTAGTATTAGGACCTACAGAAGATGGAATGGGAATTCTTTCGATGACTATGGGAGCAGATGGAGAAGGAGGAAAATTCTTATTTACACCGGCAGGTGGATCAAGAATGCCAGCATCTGTTGATACTGTAAAAGAAAAACTACATTATTTAAAAATGGATGGCAGTGAAGTGTTTAAGTTTGCAGTTAGAATCATGGGAAAAGCTGCAAAAGAAGTCATAGAAAAAAGTGGAAATAATATTGAAGATATTGACTATCTTGTTCCACACCAAGCCAATATAAGAATTGTTAATTCTGCTGCTAAGAAGCTAAAGCTTGATATGGAAAAAGTATATGTGAATTTAGATAAAATAGCTAATACTTCAGCAGCATCTGTACCAATTGCATTAGATGAAGCGGTAAAGATGGGTAAGATTAAAAAAGGAGATTTAGTAGTAATGGTAGGTTTTGGCGGAGGTCTTACTTGGGGAGCAAGT